The Chryseobacterium indologenes genomic sequence GAAGCTTAACAAAACGCAGTTAAAAGCTATTTCCGGCGGAGTAATGCGATGTCCCCATAGTGGCGGCGGATGTGCCCAAATTCACCTTTCATGCTACAAAAACAATGTCGTCCGGAAACAAATGAAGTAAGTATGGTTATTTCCAATACATGTATAAAAAAATCTTTTAGTTGCGTTGAGCTTCCATTCTGTCCGACTTAGAACCCACAATCCTATAATTACAATTGCTTTCTTCGGGAAGCGACTTTTTCCAATATAAAAAACGCTCCCAAATTCATGGAAACGTTTTTTATTACAAACTAACTTTAATATTTTTTCTTTTATACGTTGAATCTAAAGTGCATGATGTCACCATCCTGAACGATATATTCTTTACCTTCAACAGAAAGTTTTCCGGCTTCTTTTACTTTTACTTCAGATCCGTAAGTAACATAATCGTTGTATTTGATTACTTCTGCACGGATAAATCCTTTTTCGAAGTCTGTGTGGATCACTCCTGCAGCCTGAGGAGCCGTCCATCCCTGTCCGATAGTCCATGCTCTTACTTCTTTCACTCCGGCTGTAAAATAGGTTTGAAGCTTTAATAAGTCATAGGCTTTTCTGATCAGACGATTTACTCCCGGCTCAGTAAGGCCAAGTTCATCAAGGAAAATTTCTCTTTCTTCAAAAGTCTCCAGCTCGTTGATATCCGCTTCGATCTGTGCTGCTAAAACAACAACTTCAGCGCCTTCATTTTTAGCCATCTCCTCGATTTTGCCAATCCAGTCATTTCCGTTTTTAATAGAATTTTCATCTACGTTACAAACGTAAAGTACCGGTTTATTAGTCAGCAACTGCACTTCTCCAATGATTGATTGTGTCAAATCGTTTACTGCAAATTCTCTTGCATTTTTACCATCTTCAAGGAATTTTTGAAGGCTTTGCAGCGTTTCATACGCCAGGATATCTTCTTTTTTCCCTGATTTGATGAATTTTTTAGCTTTTTCAACTGCTTTTCCTACTGTTTCAAGGTCTTTCAGCTGCAATTCGATATCGATAATTTCTTTATCTCTCAAAGGATCTACAGAACCTTCAACGTGGACGATATTTCCGTTATCAAAGCATCTTAAAACATGGATGATCGCTTCACACTCACGGATATTGGCAAGGAACTGATTTCCTAAGCCTTCTCCTTTGCTGGCTCCTTTTACAAGACCTGCAATATCAACAATTTCAACTACAGCAGGTAAAACTCTTTCAGGTTTTACGATTTTTTCCAGTTCAAACAATCTCTGATCCGGTACAGAAACCGTCCCTAAGTTCGGTTCAATTGTACAGAAAGGATAGTTTGCTGATTGAGCTTTTGCATTACTCAAGCAGTTAAAAAGAGTTGATTTACCTACATTCGGCAGGCCTACGATTCCACATTTCATATTGTAAAATTCAAAGTTTAAGGTTTAAAGCAACTCAAGGTTGATGCCACGTTAAAAATTGTAGTTTTCATCTTGAATTACGAGTGTGCAAAGATAGTGAAATTTAAGGGAGTTTCATAATAAAAAAATCTGTCAGAAAACTGACAGATTTTCAAACAATTTTGATATACCGAATATATTTACGGATTATCCCCTGTTGCATTCTGAGCCAATGGCACATCATTAGGGGCTTCCTGTAAAGTTTTATCTAAAGTAAATAAAGATTCGTCTGTGGCACGGTCACCACCTGCGATTTTCAATTTATCAATCAGGTTCTGAGCCAGTGTCTCTTCCTCAATCTGTTCCTGTACAAACCATTGCATAAAATTCCACGTTGCCCAGTCTTTCTCTTCCATTGAAAGGTCTACAATTTTGTAAATGGCTGTTGTATTATCCACTTCATGTTTAAAAACGCCATCAAAACAAGCGGTTAAGGATTCCGGATCTGCTGGTGGTGCCGGAATAGCATCTACTTTTGGTTTTCCGCCTCTGTTCAGGATATATTCCATGAATTTAATCGAATGGTTTCTTTCTTCCTGTGCATGTCTGTACAGAAAGTTGGCAATGCCCTGATATCCTTTATCATCCGCCCAAATTCCATAGGATAAAAAAACATGAGATGCATGGATCTCTTTATTCATTTGGTCACTAAGTGCTTTTTCCATGTTAGCGGAAAGTCTTTTAGTATTCATAATGTTATATTTTGGTGATTATTGGGATAATCATGCAAAAATGGTTCCGATAAAGTTTTTATTTTAAATCAAAAGCTTAATTTTTCAGTTATACGAACTGATTATCATTGTTTTAAATTAATAATTTATAGTTATTCTAAAAAAGAATCTCAGGCCGGAACCGCGTAACAATACCTCCGGTTACTGATAACTGCACTTTCTTTGCATCGGCTTTATCATTCCCGGAGCATAAAAAAGAGGTTCAACTTTAAGTCAAACCTCTTTTATATTTATAGAATTTCCGGCAACGAATTATTTCACTTTTTTTGCCATATAATCACTTTCGTTTCCTAGTCTGTCGATCGCTTTAATTGCTAATGCACCAAGTTTTTTACCGTCTTTAAATTTTGGGATATCTTTAGACAGGGTATCGAGGGTCAGAATTTCGGTTTCCCAAACTCCGTTATACTGTTTAAAAAGAACCCATTGAAAAACATTACTCATATTTTTTGAGCTCCAGCTTGTCTGGGCAAAACTTCCGTTATCAGTAATAAACAGCGTTGGAGTCTGTAATGGAACTGCTTTGATCCATGGTGTCTTCGGAATTAATGCTTTTTCACTGTAAGGACCGTTTTTAAGGGCCGGTAGCATATTGGCATTTTTCGTTAATCCTGCAATACTCCAATGAATTTCGCCGGCATCTTTTTTCAGGATATTTCTGGAAATTTCGATCTGATTTTTAATTTCGGCAGGACGATCGGACACTTTGATCTCAACCGTATTCAGGCCTGGCCATAAATGTCTGTTCATAGTATTTTCAGACTGCCACCAACTAAGCAGAGATTCAAAGCCCTGTCCTTTAGAGTCAATCGGCCAGTATAGCTGTGGTGAGAAATAGTCTACCCATCCTTTATTCAGCCATAATTTAGCATCAGCATACAGCTCATCAAACTGAGAAGATCCTACAATTCCTGCAGGGTACCCCGGTTTCCAGATTCCAAACGGGCTGATCCCGAACTTAACGTGGCTTTTTTCAGCATGGATTTCTTTATAAATTCTTTCTACAAATTTATTCACATTGTCTCTTCTCCAGTCAGCTCTTGATAAGTTTCCACCGCTGCTCACATAGGCATTCCAGGTTGCGTTGTCAGGAAAATCTGCCCCTTTGTTATAAGTTGCGTAAGGGTAAAAATAATCGTCAAAATGGATGGCATCGATAT encodes the following:
- the ychF gene encoding redox-regulated ATPase YchF, producing MKCGIVGLPNVGKSTLFNCLSNAKAQSANYPFCTIEPNLGTVSVPDQRLFELEKIVKPERVLPAVVEIVDIAGLVKGASKGEGLGNQFLANIRECEAIIHVLRCFDNGNIVHVEGSVDPLRDKEIIDIELQLKDLETVGKAVEKAKKFIKSGKKEDILAYETLQSLQKFLEDGKNAREFAVNDLTQSIIGEVQLLTNKPVLYVCNVDENSIKNGNDWIGKIEEMAKNEGAEVVVLAAQIEADINELETFEEREIFLDELGLTEPGVNRLIRKAYDLLKLQTYFTAGVKEVRAWTIGQGWTAPQAAGVIHTDFEKGFIRAEVIKYNDYVTYGSEVKVKEAGKLSVEGKEYIVQDGDIMHFRFNV
- a CDS encoding ferritin, producing MNTKRLSANMEKALSDQMNKEIHASHVFLSYGIWADDKGYQGIANFLYRHAQEERNHSIKFMEYILNRGGKPKVDAIPAPPADPESLTACFDGVFKHEVDNTTAIYKIVDLSMEEKDWATWNFMQWFVQEQIEEETLAQNLIDKLKIAGGDRATDESLFTLDKTLQEAPNDVPLAQNATGDNP
- a CDS encoding family 10 glycosylhydrolase — encoded protein: MKMNKLKLIVLLGVFASYSTSCSVQNNTTKTPPVKNTTKPNNNTSQPKPPVATTKPTPVTPPTAADEMFRTNLPEIKREFRGAWIASVANINWPSRNDLTVDQQKAEAIAMLDMLKNNNFNAAIFQIRPSADALYTSNIEPWSYFLTGETGTAPYPNYDPLQFWIDESHKRGLELHVWLNPYRAHHTNGGSVNSLSMANKLSDIVVRLKNGMYWFDPANPKTQGHVSNVVKDIVQRYDIDAIHFDDYFYPYATYNKGADFPDNATWNAYVSSGGNLSRADWRRDNVNKFVERIYKEIHAEKSHVKFGISPFGIWKPGYPAGIVGSSQFDELYADAKLWLNKGWVDYFSPQLYWPIDSKGQGFESLLSWWQSENTMNRHLWPGLNTVEIKVSDRPAEIKNQIEISRNILKKDAGEIHWSIAGLTKNANMLPALKNGPYSEKALIPKTPWIKAVPLQTPTLFITDNGSFAQTSWSSKNMSNVFQWVLFKQYNGVWETEILTLDTLSKDIPKFKDGKKLGALAIKAIDRLGNESDYMAKKVK